In Alteromonas naphthalenivorans, one DNA window encodes the following:
- a CDS encoding DUF1852 domain-containing protein, whose amino-acid sequence MNNTFTFSLKRVCFDENYRPSDNTRITTNFANLARGRRRQDNLRNALQMIDNRFNALAYWDNISGDRYSAKLEIISVDIDVEGNGCTFPTIEILKTNILDRKTNTTIEGIVGNNFSSYVRDYDFSVILSEHNKDRDQFSIPNDFGDLHGKMFKAFVNSDVYKESFSKLPVICLSVSENKTYQRTENQHPVLGFEYQPNSASLTEQYFQKMGLQVRYFMPPNSVAPLAFYHFGDLLNDYTNLELISTISTMETFQKIYRPEIYNANAVAGRVYQPNLKHQDHSLTQIEYDREERNHLAAQQGKFVEENFIKPYHNILQQWSANCAL is encoded by the coding sequence ATGAATAACACTTTTACTTTTTCGCTTAAGCGCGTTTGTTTTGATGAAAACTACCGTCCATCTGACAACACACGCATCACTACTAACTTTGCTAACTTGGCTAGAGGTAGACGACGCCAGGATAATCTTCGAAACGCATTACAGATGATAGACAATCGTTTTAATGCTCTAGCGTATTGGGACAATATTAGCGGCGATCGTTATTCGGCAAAGCTTGAAATCATTTCGGTTGATATTGATGTTGAAGGTAACGGCTGTACCTTTCCTACCATTGAAATACTAAAAACCAATATTCTTGATCGCAAAACCAATACGACTATTGAAGGAATTGTGGGGAACAACTTTTCGTCTTATGTACGAGACTACGACTTTAGCGTGATCTTATCTGAGCATAATAAAGACCGAGACCAGTTTAGCATTCCCAATGATTTTGGTGATTTGCACGGGAAGATGTTTAAAGCATTCGTGAACTCAGACGTTTACAAAGAAAGTTTCAGTAAGTTACCTGTTATCTGCCTGAGTGTGTCGGAAAACAAAACTTACCAAAGAACGGAAAATCAGCACCCTGTATTAGGTTTTGAATACCAGCCTAATAGCGCTTCGTTAACCGAGCAGTATTTCCAAAAGATGGGACTGCAGGTTCGCTATTTCATGCCGCCTAATAGCGTTGCCCCTTTGGCATTCTATCATTTTGGTGACTTGCTAAACGATTACACCAATCTTGAATTGATAAGCACGATTAGCACCATGGAAACCTTCCAAAAGATTTATCGCCCTGAGATTTATAACGCAAACGCGGTCGCAGGTAGAGTGTATCAGCCGAATTTAAAACACCAAGATCATTCACTCACACAAATAGAATATGACCGAGAAGAACGCAATCACTTAGCGGCTCAACAAGGTAAGTTTGTTGAAGAGAATTTCATCAAGCCTTACCACAATATTCTTCAACAATGGTCTGCAAACTGCGCCCTTTAA
- a CDS encoding methionine synthase has protein sequence MKKLLPTSIAGSLPKPSWLAQPETLWSPWKLEGDELTQGKQDALRLSLLNQQQSGVDIISDGEQTRQHFVTTFIEHLNGVDFQQRKTVKIRDRYDASVPMVVGEVTRQKAVFVDDAKFLRQQTSQPIKWALPGPMTMVDTLYDSHYKSREKLAWEFAKILNQEAKELEAAGVDIIQFDEPAFNVFFDEVNDWGIAALERAAEGLKCETAVHICYGYGIKANTDWKKSLGDEWRQYEEIFPKLQSSSIDLISLECQNSRVPMELIELLRGKKVMVGAIDVATNAIETPEEVANTLRKALQFVDADKLYPCTNCGMVPLSQHVTRGKLNALSAGAEIIRQELTR, from the coding sequence ATGAAAAAATTATTACCTACTTCAATTGCCGGCAGCCTTCCTAAACCGTCTTGGCTAGCGCAACCTGAAACACTTTGGTCACCTTGGAAATTAGAGGGTGATGAACTGACTCAGGGCAAACAAGACGCCTTACGCTTGTCGTTACTCAATCAGCAACAATCTGGCGTTGATATCATTAGCGATGGTGAACAAACTCGCCAACACTTTGTTACCACCTTTATTGAACATTTAAACGGTGTTGATTTTCAGCAGCGTAAAACGGTAAAAATCCGTGACAGATATGATGCCAGTGTGCCTATGGTGGTTGGTGAGGTTACTCGTCAAAAAGCCGTTTTTGTCGATGATGCCAAGTTTTTACGTCAACAAACTAGCCAACCAATTAAATGGGCACTTCCCGGCCCCATGACGATGGTAGATACCCTTTACGACAGCCACTATAAAAGTCGCGAAAAGCTTGCTTGGGAATTTGCGAAAATATTAAACCAAGAAGCCAAAGAGTTGGAAGCTGCAGGCGTTGATATTATTCAGTTTGATGAACCTGCTTTTAATGTATTTTTCGATGAGGTGAATGACTGGGGCATTGCGGCACTTGAACGCGCAGCTGAAGGGTTAAAATGTGAAACTGCCGTACATATCTGCTACGGCTATGGGATTAAAGCCAACACCGATTGGAAAAAGTCATTAGGTGATGAATGGAGACAATACGAAGAGATTTTTCCAAAACTGCAATCGTCCTCTATCGACCTTATTTCGCTAGAGTGTCAAAATTCTCGGGTTCCCATGGAACTAATCGAGCTGCTTCGTGGGAAAAAAGTGATGGTTGGTGCTATAGACGTAGCCACCAATGCTATTGAAACACCAGAAGAAGTCGCTAATACCCTAAGAAAGGCCTTACAGTTCGTTGATGCTGATAAACTATACCCTTGTACTAACTGTGGCATGGTGCCGTTATCACAACATGTAACACGCGGAAAACTCAACGCATTGAGTGCAGGTGCCGAAATCATTAGACAAGAATTAACGCGTTAA
- a CDS encoding DUF4350 domain-containing protein, giving the protein MKAMARIAILFNVLLVVSCTDSPQQADATFEPYQRTATYTSNASPVVLVDESHHNFLTINNRFKPFAQVLLSDGVTVDSNKVSFSQQALKNVDILVIANALDKKRSNWQPPFNQALTNDEVSVVIEWVRNGGSLFLIADHAPFPKVIESLATALGFTFTNGHVKATLFSKATGTLISHEVTYAHENTKQDDNSSANANANSNSEANPEAKTPNHVELPVFMQESQNGAFTSVLNSQLHVKEVIQVKTFGGAAFLPPEGATSLLTLGPRTVSIEPEVPFEITSSTRRRAIEGWSQGALLKLGKGRVAVFSEGMMFSSQIDTRTGDKHGMRSVGAEQNERFLFNIIHWLAG; this is encoded by the coding sequence ATGAAAGCGATGGCGAGAATAGCTATTCTTTTCAATGTACTTTTAGTGGTTTCGTGCACTGACAGCCCTCAGCAAGCAGACGCGACATTTGAACCCTACCAGCGAACAGCAACTTACACCTCAAATGCTAGCCCAGTGGTACTGGTTGATGAATCTCACCACAATTTTCTCACCATCAATAATCGCTTCAAACCCTTTGCTCAGGTGTTACTAAGCGACGGAGTCACGGTTGATTCAAACAAGGTAAGTTTCAGCCAACAGGCCCTTAAAAATGTGGATATTCTTGTTATCGCCAATGCCCTTGATAAAAAGCGAAGCAATTGGCAACCCCCTTTTAACCAAGCGCTGACTAATGATGAAGTATCTGTTGTTATTGAATGGGTACGAAATGGCGGCTCACTTTTTCTTATTGCCGATCACGCCCCTTTTCCGAAAGTCATAGAAAGCCTAGCAACAGCGTTGGGCTTCACTTTTACTAATGGCCACGTCAAAGCAACACTATTTAGCAAGGCCACGGGTACGCTGATTAGCCATGAAGTAACCTATGCACATGAAAATACTAAGCAAGATGATAATTCTAGCGCTAATGCTAATGCTAATTCTAATTCTGAAGCCAATCCAGAAGCCAAAACCCCAAACCATGTCGAACTTCCTGTATTTATGCAAGAAAGTCAAAATGGCGCATTCACATCAGTATTAAATAGTCAATTGCACGTAAAAGAAGTGATACAAGTTAAAACTTTCGGCGGCGCTGCCTTTTTACCACCAGAAGGGGCCACTTCACTGTTAACCCTTGGACCACGTACTGTATCTATTGAGCCAGAAGTTCCTTTTGAAATAACGTCAAGCACACGTCGAAGAGCCATTGAAGGGTGGAGTCAAGGTGCCTTGTTGAAATTGGGTAAGGGGCGGGTTGCAGTGTTTTCTGAAGGCATGATGTTTTCTTCTCAAATCGATACGCGTACAGGAGATAAACATGGTATGAGGTCGGTAGGAGCTGAACAAAACGAACGATTTTTATTTAACATTATTCATTGGCTAGCAGGTTAA